The stretch of DNA GTTATATAGTCTACTATTTACATTTTATTGATGGTTACATTTTATCTTAAAGTGGTAACATTTGTGCCGTTATAATTTGTGactgtcacaagcaagacgcaTTGAGTTAGTTAATAGTTAATCCGTAATAGATACGGAGTAATACAATAATTCAATCCCGTCTCGGTCATCTATATATTACCTTTTTTTTTCTATAACAAATTTAGTGAATAACTTGATCGTTatttcattttggttcatttgtTACCGATTAATCGTAATTGTTAAATTCTCCTTAGTATTTGTGtcaaaaataaaagtaaataaataattggGACATTTGCTCTTATATAAAGGGTTGCAATTGTCAATTGTTAATGGTTGGTCTGTCACTAatttatctatttccattttgaCCGTATTAGTCAATAGTTAATTATTTCCTGTTCAGTCGAGTTTACATCTCCCTTGTATAAAATAATTAACCGGTGAAAGCAATCATTTCAAACAGGATACTAGGGGAAAGATGAAGGTGTCTAGTATATGGGCATGGTGGTTGATGATGGCGGTGATTGTGGCAGCAGCTTCTGCGTGGCCGACCTGGACCGTCGATTATGATTCTGAAGAATACTCGTCGTTTTTGAATGTTTTAAGGGAAGCACTCGGCACCGGAACACCGGTGTGTAAAATACCAGTGACCACCGATCCCCCCAAAGGCAGACCCTCATCATATGTTTTGGTAGACTTGGTTTTAAACGACAACACAATTACATTAGCCTTAAGAGCTTCAGATGCTTATCTTGTAGGTTATCAGGACACGGATTTGAAAACCAAGAAATTACGGGCCAATTTTTTTTCGGACGAGTACGAAAAATTGAAGGGTAAAGTAAGTACCATCTTTGGAAACAAAGACGTGACTCTAGGACCGAAGCTTCCCGTTGAGAGCAGTTACGGTGATCTAGCAACTAAGGCCCAAGTTTCTAGGGTAGATGTAAGTCTAGGGGTTCCTAGTCTTGAAACAGCCTTTACACAGGTTTATGGGCTGGATTTTAATGATCCAAAAAAGAATGTTGGTAAAGTTGTAGCCAAGTTTGCTCTAATCGCAATACAAATGGTTGCCGAGGCAGCGCGATTCAAATATATCGAGGATCAGGTGAAAGAGCGTGGAATGTTTGACAGTTTTAAGGCCGGTGATCTTATCACACGTTTGGAAAATAATTGGAGTAAAATTTCAGAGCAATATCATAACAAAGATCTTGAGTGCAAACCAAACGTTGCTGGGTTTACTCCGGATCAAATGAAACTTGGTCTGCTACTGTATAAAGGAGGATCCGGTTTAAATTTGAATGATGGTCATGCCGCTCTCGCATTTGTCTAAGACGGGTTAAATAGTCTCCTTTAAGACGGTCTTGCaaaactataatttgtaagatGAGCTCTTTTGGGACACTGTCCTTCTCTAATATGCACTTATATAGAAATAAGTCGATACGACACTCTATTTAGACTGTAATATCTAAGGAATAATGGCGTTGTAACCAGGgtaatgttgttattgttgtgTTAAGAAGTTCAATTATGTCGTCAACTTGTACTGTGAATTCAATAATGGAAGGTTCGGGTTTCTCCCATCCTTATCATCCCATGTTATTTACATGTCGTATTGTGAAATGGTGTCAGATGATGTGAATTATCAGCAACATAGATGGACGCCATTGATGCTAACTCAAGCTTTCAAGTAAAAGAAGAATTTGATATGAACAACAAATGTAAATAGAATTTGTGATTGTATTAACTTAATCTGAAATGAGTACATGAGCATCTATATATACAAGTGGAGCTAACTAACTAATCCTAGTCATGTCCTAGTCAGCTACAGTCAAAGTTTGTTAGAGAAAGTCAAATCAGTTACAAGTTGTTACAAGTTTGTTATGACATCTTCTAGAGACTTCTATGGAAAATATCTTCAATGATAAATGGAGTTTGCTGTGCTGAGATTGCTGGACTGTCAGTAGCTGCTCGTGTGAAGCCTTGTGCACATATCTCTGATTCACagccccccctcaagttggagctgcagaagaagaagaaagatgcAAGCCCAACTTGGCAGATAAGAAATGATGCTGTTGCTGCCCCAAGGGCTTGGTCATCAAGTCTGCTAACTGAAGATGAGATTTAACATGGACTGTAGACAAGAATCCTTCTTCAAGTCTTTCCCTGATATGATGACAATCAACATTAATGTGTTTAGTACGTTCGTGAAAGACAGGGTTAGCAGCAATGTGTTGTGCAGCCTTGTTGTCACAATGTAATTCAATAGGCAAAGGAACTGAGACTTGAAAATCTTGTAATAGGGCATGTATCCAAACAATTTCTGATGTGGTATATGACATGGCTCGATATTCGGATTCTGCAGAACTTTTAGaaactgtttttttgttttttagtttTCCAGGAAACTAAAGAATTGCCTAAGAAAACACAATGGCCTGTGACAGATCTACAACTGAACGCGCATGAGCCCCAATCAGCATCACAGAATGCTGTAAGCTGTAAAGGGTTGTTTGCAGGATAAAAAAGAGCTGCTTCTGTGGTGCCTTTGAGATATCTGACCACATGTAATGCTGCTTGCATATGAGTCTCCCTTGGTGTGCTTAAGAACTGACTCAAGTGCTGGACTGCATAGGAAAGGTCTGGCCTGGTTAGGTTCAAATATAGTAACCTTCCAATGAGCCGTCTGTATATTTCAGGATCAGAGAGTGGGGTGCCATGTTCTGTGGATAAATGGAGACCCCTGGGTAAAGGAAATGGTGCAGCTTTACATTCTTCCATTCCCGTGTCTTTAAGTATGTCCACCACATACTTTCTCAGATTAACTAGGATACCTGTAGCAGACTGCATTACTTCCAAGCCTAAGAAGTATTTAATGAGACCAAGATCTTTAATTGTAAACGCCTTATCCAAGACTTGCTTTAAGAAAGGAATGAAAGTAGTGTGATTGCCAGTTATTAATAAGTCATCTACATACACCAAGACAATGGTAGTAAGGTTATCCATTGTCCTAACAAAGAGAGAATAATCACTTTTGGACTGAACAAAACCATGAGAAATGAGAAGCTTAGTGAGTTCTTTGTTCCATTGCCTAGaggcttgttttaaaccatacaAGGACCTTTTTAATTTGCACACTTGTCCTGGTTGAGCCTTGGTATAGCCTTCTGGAGGTTGCATATAAACAACTTCATCAAGGAAGCCATGTAAGAAGGCATTGTTGATGTCAAGTTGATGGATAGGCCATTGTCTTGATGCTGCAACTGCCAGTAAAATCCTTACTGTCACGAATTTTGCTACAGGTGAGAAAGTATGCTTGTAATCTTTCCCTTCCACTTGACTATAACCTTTGGCTACAAGCCTGGCCTTATACCTTTCTACTGAACCATCAGGTTTAAATTTAACCTTGTACACCCATTTAGACCATATGGCTTTAAAACCAACAGGTAGTTGCATCAACTCCCAAGTTCCATTGGATTCAACGGCTTGAAGTTCCTTATCCATAGCCGCCACCCAGTTAGGATCAGACAGTGCTTGCTTATATGTAGAGGGCTCAAGAGTGTGAAGCATAGCATTCAAGGAAACAGAGGAACTAGAAGATTGGGTAGTGGGATTGACAGCAGATGGAGATGTAGTATTAGAAGCAGGTGGAAGTAGAGTTTGAATTTTAGAAGGGACAACAAAATCCTTGAGTTTGGAAGACATCTGTCTATGTCTAGTAGAACATCTGGAGCCAGGAGGGATGTTGTTAAGAGGACTGAAATGATGGGAATTAGTAGGAGAAGTGGTGGTGAGAGGAGAAGAGTGGGGAAGAATAACATCATCAGTAAGTGTTTGGGGAGGAGTAGGAGAGATGTCAGGAAAGAAAACagtagggatatcattatttaaAGTAGTGTTATTAGAATGTTGGGATTGCAAGGTATTATGAAGCACAGAAGAAGGAGGCAAAATACCCTCATCATCTGTGTCAGCAACAAAAGGAGACACAAAAGGAAACTGTGGTGATGCTGTGGTAGAATGAGAAGTATTTAGTGACTGAGTTTTGTAAGGGAAAATATTTTCTTGGAAAATCACATCACGACTAACAAAAACTTGATGAGTGTCAAGATCATACAGTTTATAGGCTTTCTGTCCATAAGGATAGCCTATAAACAAACATCTTCTACCCTTTGATGCAAACTTATCCTTGTGAGGTGTATACTTCAAAGCATAACATTGAGATCCAAAAACTCTCAATTCACTGTACTCAGGACTTCTTCCCATCAGAATTTCATATGGTGATTTCCATCCAAGAATAGCAGTAGGTAACTTGTTGATAATATGAGTAGCAGTCAACAAGCTTTCCCCCCAAAAGGATTTAGGCAAATTGGCATGTAATAAGAGTGCTCTAGCAGTCTCAACTAAGTGCCTATGCTTTCGTTCCACCCTACCATTCTGTTGGGGTGTGCCTGGTACACTCTTTTGATGGACTGTGCCATTTTTAAGCATTAGTTGTAAACAATATTCTTGTACAATTTCAGTACCATTATCACTTCTAACAGTTTTGACAGTAGAATGATAAAGATTAACCACTTGAGCTAAGAATCCTTCAAATATGGAGGTTACTTGGGTTTTGTATTTGAGCAAAAATGTCCAAGTTACCCTAGAATGATCATCAACTATAGTGAAAAAATAATAAGCACCAGTGATGGAAGGAGTTTTGTATGGGCCCCATAGATCAACATGAATAAGATCAAAACATTTAAGAGCTCTACTGTCACTTCTGTGAAACTGTGACCTATGCATTTTTGCTTTAAAACAAGTATCACAGacataggattttagatccttaCAATCAGTATCATCAATACACTGCATTTTTGTTAATGATGTATGCCCTAGCCTAGCATGAAGAAGCTCCACATGAGCATGTTTTTTTACACTTAAGAGCACTAGAGCTATTACAACATTCTGCTGTATACTGAGCAGTCTTATTTACAACAGTATTAGGAACAAAAGAGTCATTAAGACTAGCAGACTGTTTCATAGAAGACTTAACAGACTGTTTAATGGAAGACTTCAACTTGTACAGGCCCTTTTCTTGTAATCCAACTGCCACTGGACAGctagaaacagggtcctgtataATGCAATGATGAACAAAGAAATGAATCAATAAGCCAGTAGAAGCAAGCAATTTTCCAACAGACAACAGATTGTGCTTGAATGCTGGCACATACAATGCATTATGCAAAGTAATGTTATTAGTTAAGTGTATATTTCCAGAGTGTGTCACCATTTGTATGGAACCATCAGGAAGACCTATTTTAATAGGTGTTTGAAGCTTTTTGAGACAAGCAAACAAAGTAGAATTGCCACTCATATGATCTGTGGCACCTGAGTCTATGATCCAATCAAAAGATGAATGAACAGGTGCAAAAGAATGAATAGTAGTTGTACCTGCGAAATTCACAGATACATCTGAAGCATCAAGAGGATTATCCTGCTGAGTATTATGAACCTGCTGATTCTGAGCCATATGCATCATGTGATTATAAAAAGAACTCAACAATTCTGGATTAAACTGAACAGGAGCAGCAGCTGATAGAGTATATCCTGAATTAAAACCAGAATTGTATCCAGGAATTATAGGAGGAACTTGTGAGGTAGAAGCTGCAAACTGTGCTGGTGCCTGAGTCATTGATTCTTCAGGAGCCTGTGAAACATTACCAGAAAAACGAGCCATAAACTTTTCTCTGAGAGCTGGATTTTTGATAAAACAAGTCTCCAGAGTATGACCTCTCTTGTTGCAGTGAGGACACCAACGCTCATCAACCTTGAACTTCTTAGGAGCATCTCTTTTCCAAACATTCCAAGGTTGCTTACCAGCTGCACCACCAGATCTGTAGGAATTCATAGCACTAGTGTCTTGACCAGAATTAAGCACATTAGTGATCATTTTCTGACTTTCAACTTGCTGCACTATGGAGTATACTTTGTTAATTGGAGGAACAGGATCCATGGATAGAATATTTGTACGCAAAATCT from Silene latifolia isolate original U9 population chromosome 10, ASM4854445v1, whole genome shotgun sequence encodes:
- the LOC141606610 gene encoding ribosome-inactivating protein lychnin-like isoform X2 yields the protein MKVSSIWAWWLMMAVIVAAASAWPTWTVDYDSEEYSSFLNVLREALGTGTPVCKIPVTTDPPKGYQDTDLKTKKLRANFFSDEYEKLKGKVSTIFGNKDVTLGPKLPVESSYGDLATKAQVSRVDVSLGVPSLETAFTQVYGLDFNDPKKNVGKVVAKFALIAIQMVAEAARFKYIEDQVKERGMFDSFKAGDLITRLENNWSKISEQYHNKDLECKPNVAGFTPDQMKLGLLLYKGGSGLNLNDGHAALAFV
- the LOC141606610 gene encoding ribosome-inactivating protein lychnin-like isoform X1, which translates into the protein MKVSSIWAWWLMMAVIVAAASAWPTWTVDYDSEEYSSFLNVLREALGTGTPVCKIPVTTDPPKGRPSSYVLVDLVLNDNTITLALRASDAYLVGYQDTDLKTKKLRANFFSDEYEKLKGKVSTIFGNKDVTLGPKLPVESSYGDLATKAQVSRVDVSLGVPSLETAFTQVYGLDFNDPKKNVGKVVAKFALIAIQMVAEAARFKYIEDQVKERGMFDSFKAGDLITRLENNWSKISEQYHNKDLECKPNVAGFTPDQMKLGLLLYKGGSGLNLNDGHAALAFV